A genomic segment from Gilvibacter sp. SZ-19 encodes:
- the sufC gene encoding Fe-S cluster assembly ATPase SufC: protein MLQIENLHASVEDKDILKGIDLQIGAGEVHAIMGPNGSGKSTLASVIAGNEDYEMTEGSLLLEGEDISEMDPEERAHHGVFLSFQYPVEIPGVSVTNFVKTAINETRKAKGMEEMPAAEMLKKIREKAALLEIDRKFLSRSLNEGFSGGEKKRNEIFQMAMLEPKLAILDETDSGLDIDALRIVANGVNKLRSENNAVLVITHYQRLLDYIVPDKVHVLMDGKIVKSGDKDLALKLEEKGYDWIKEEVKTA from the coding sequence ATGTTACAGATAGAAAATTTGCACGCAAGTGTAGAAGACAAAGACATTCTAAAAGGAATTGACCTGCAGATCGGTGCCGGAGAGGTACACGCTATTATGGGTCCAAACGGTTCTGGAAAAAGTACCTTGGCCTCTGTTATCGCAGGGAACGAGGACTATGAAATGACAGAAGGCAGCTTGCTGTTAGAAGGAGAAGATATCTCAGAAATGGATCCGGAAGAGCGCGCTCATCACGGGGTGTTCCTTTCTTTCCAATATCCGGTAGAGATCCCGGGAGTATCGGTAACCAACTTCGTAAAGACAGCCATTAACGAAACGCGCAAAGCTAAAGGCATGGAAGAAATGCCAGCCGCAGAGATGTTGAAAAAGATCCGCGAAAAAGCAGCGCTTTTAGAGATAGATCGCAAATTCTTATCGCGTTCTTTGAACGAAGGCTTCTCCGGAGGTGAAAAGAAACGCAACGAGATCTTCCAAATGGCTATGCTAGAACCAAAGTTGGCAATTCTGGATGAGACCGATTCTGGTTTGGATATTGACGCCTTGCGCATTGTTGCAAACGGGGTGAATAAACTCCGCAGTGAAAATAATGCTGTTCTAGTCATCACGCACTACCAGCGCCTTTTGGATTACATAGTTCCAGACAAAGTACACGTACTAATGGATGGAAAGATCGTTAAATCCGGAGACAAAGATTTGGCCTTGAAGCTAGAAGAAAAAGGATACGACTGGATCAAAGAAGAAGTAAAAACGGCCTAA
- the sufB gene encoding Fe-S cluster assembly protein SufB, producing MNKFTEDDLKKELETKEYEYGFYTDIESDTFPVGLNEDIVRAISKKKEEPEWMTEWRLEAFRYWQEMEEPEWANVNYEKPDFQAISYYSAPAKKAKYESLDEVDPELLETFNKLGISLEEQKKLAGVAVDIVMDSVSVATTFKETLAEKGIIFCSISEAIKEHPELVKKYIGSVVPQRDNFYAALNSAVFSDGSFCYIPKGVRCPMELSTYFRINQAGTGQFERTLVIADEGSYVSYLEGCTAPMRDENQLHAAVVELIALDDAEIKYSTVQNWYPGGKDGKGGVFNFVTKRGICENNAKISWTQVETGSAVTWKYPSCVLKGNNSIGEFYSIAVTNNYQQADTGTKMIHLGKNTKSTIISKGISAGKSQNSYRGLVQINSRAENARNFSQCDSLLMGNECGAHTFPYIEAKNKSATIEHEATTSKIGEDQIFYCNQRGIDTEKAIALIVNGFSKEVLNKLPMEFAVEAQKLLEISLEGSVG from the coding sequence ATGAATAAGTTTACCGAAGACGATTTAAAAAAGGAACTCGAGACCAAAGAGTACGAGTACGGATTCTACACAGATATTGAGTCCGATACCTTTCCTGTGGGATTGAACGAAGATATTGTTCGCGCCATTTCTAAAAAGAAGGAAGAGCCCGAATGGATGACCGAATGGCGTCTGGAGGCTTTCCGATATTGGCAAGAAATGGAAGAGCCTGAGTGGGCTAACGTGAACTACGAAAAACCAGATTTCCAAGCTATTTCTTATTATTCGGCTCCTGCAAAGAAAGCCAAGTATGAGAGTTTGGACGAGGTAGACCCAGAATTGTTGGAGACTTTCAACAAATTGGGGATCTCTTTAGAAGAGCAAAAGAAACTGGCCGGTGTTGCGGTAGACATCGTAATGGACTCGGTTTCTGTAGCGACGACGTTTAAAGAGACCTTGGCCGAAAAGGGAATCATTTTCTGTTCCATATCCGAAGCAATTAAAGAACATCCAGAATTGGTAAAGAAATATATCGGTTCTGTAGTTCCGCAACGCGATAACTTTTACGCAGCCTTGAACTCTGCAGTTTTTAGTGATGGATCATTCTGTTACATTCCTAAAGGCGTTCGTTGTCCGATGGAGCTTTCCACCTATTTTAGAATCAACCAAGCTGGAACCGGACAGTTCGAAAGAACTTTGGTGATCGCAGATGAAGGTTCTTATGTGAGTTACCTTGAAGGATGTACCGCTCCGATGCGCGATGAGAATCAATTGCACGCTGCTGTAGTAGAACTCATTGCCCTAGACGATGCCGAGATCAAATACAGTACGGTACAGAACTGGTATCCTGGAGGCAAAGATGGGAAAGGTGGAGTTTTCAACTTTGTTACAAAGCGCGGAATCTGTGAGAACAATGCCAAAATAAGCTGGACACAGGTGGAGACCGGATCCGCAGTAACCTGGAAATATCCTAGTTGTGTCCTTAAAGGGAATAACTCTATCGGAGAATTCTATTCGATCGCGGTGACCAATAATTACCAGCAGGCCGATACCGGTACTAAGATGATCCACCTTGGAAAAAACACCAAGAGTACCATTATCTCTAAAGGGATCTCTGCCGGAAAGTCGCAGAACTCGTACCGCGGATTGGTACAGATCAATTCCAGAGCGGAGAATGCGCGTAACTTCTCGCAATGTGACTCGCTATTGATGGGGAACGAGTGTGGGGCGCATACTTTCCCATATATAGAGGCCAAGAACAAATCTGCAACCATAGAACACGAGGCGACGACCAGTAAGATCGGGGAAGACCAGATCTTCTACTGTAACCAACGTGGTATCGATACAGAAAAGGCCATTGCCTTGATCGTGAACGGATTTAGCAAGGAAGTACTGAACAAACTTCCTATGGAATTCGCTGTGGAAGCTCAGAAACTATTAGAAATCAGCCTAGAAGGCTCAGTAGGATAA
- a CDS encoding hydroxymethylglutaryl-CoA synthase family protein, protein MSTYGIDAIAVYIPKLYLDIADLAEAREIPYEKLRKGLGLEQMALPDTDEDAASFAANALWKLIDDNNLDPREIGRIYVGTESAVDGSKPTATYATEYVEQRLAPQYGNRCFKNCDVVDLTFACVGAVDAMQNCLDWVKGGQNRKAIVIASDLSKYELHSTGEYTQGAGAVAVLITADPKIVCLGDTWGIGMQSVGDFFKPRRSFVKEDLLKELTDFAAISLPNSEQTGSLWSDPHRIVNVYREEPVFDGQYSNACYSDRITEALAHYKEQKSTANFMNWDYLVFHLPYAYHGRRIILRNWLDWIKDTPKYEALIAEVGNPDEDQKGWKRTVAKSSLYTKFVSDHIEITERASSVIGNMYTASIFMALVSLLMHAQEDGIDLTGKSLGFIAYGSGSKSKVFQGEVLPSWKAGIANMDLKKQLQARKQVDIKTYQQLHTGAQQQPLVVSDDIVLTHIESEKETAIGLRTYAQNKA, encoded by the coding sequence ATGAGCACATACGGAATCGATGCCATAGCTGTCTATATCCCCAAATTGTATTTGGATATCGCAGACCTGGCCGAAGCACGAGAAATCCCTTATGAGAAACTGAGAAAAGGACTTGGCCTAGAGCAAATGGCCTTGCCCGATACCGATGAGGACGCGGCTAGTTTTGCAGCCAACGCACTCTGGAAACTCATAGACGACAACAACTTGGATCCACGTGAAATTGGCCGGATCTACGTTGGAACAGAAAGTGCCGTAGACGGTTCCAAGCCCACAGCAACCTATGCCACAGAATATGTAGAGCAGCGTTTAGCACCTCAATATGGCAATCGCTGTTTTAAAAACTGCGATGTTGTTGATCTGACCTTTGCTTGTGTTGGCGCTGTAGACGCCATGCAAAATTGTTTGGACTGGGTAAAAGGAGGGCAAAATAGAAAAGCAATTGTCATTGCTTCTGATCTTTCTAAATACGAATTACACTCCACAGGAGAATACACCCAAGGCGCAGGCGCAGTAGCAGTTTTGATCACTGCGGACCCTAAAATAGTATGCCTTGGAGATACATGGGGCATTGGAATGCAAAGTGTAGGAGACTTCTTTAAGCCTCGCCGTAGCTTTGTAAAAGAAGACCTTTTAAAAGAGTTGACCGATTTCGCTGCTATTTCATTACCGAATTCTGAACAGACAGGTTCCTTATGGTCGGACCCACATCGTATTGTAAACGTTTACCGCGAAGAGCCTGTTTTTGACGGACAATATTCGAATGCCTGTTATTCCGACAGGATTACAGAAGCATTGGCGCATTATAAAGAGCAAAAAAGCACTGCCAATTTTATGAATTGGGACTACTTGGTCTTTCACCTGCCTTATGCCTATCACGGGCGTCGAATCATTTTACGCAACTGGTTGGATTGGATCAAAGACACACCGAAATACGAGGCCTTGATAGCAGAAGTTGGCAATCCAGATGAGGACCAGAAAGGCTGGAAGCGCACTGTTGCCAAGTCGAGCTTATACACTAAGTTTGTCTCAGATCATATAGAGATCACCGAACGCGCATCTTCTGTAATTGGAAATATGTACACGGCCTCTATTTTCATGGCATTGGTAAGTTTGCTTATGCATGCCCAAGAAGACGGCATAGATCTAACAGGAAAATCTCTTGGATTCATTGCCTACGGAAGTGGTTCTAAATCTAAGGTGTTCCAAGGTGAAGTGCTCCCAAGCTGGAAGGCTGGGATAGCCAATATGGATCTGAAAAAACAACTGCAAGCCCGCAAACAGGTAGATATTAAAACCTATCAGCAATTGCATACCGGAGCCCAACAACAACCCTTAGTTGTTTCTGATGATATAGTGCTTACCCATATCGAATCAGAAAAGGAAACCGCAATTGGTCTTAGAACATACGCGCAAAACAAGGCCTAA
- a CDS encoding aminotransferase class V-fold PLP-dependent enzyme produces the protein MNQTAKIPFDVTAIRKDFPILKREVNGYPLVYFDNAATSQKPQVVIDSIVDYYSNYNANIHRGVHALSQEATDAYEAARKKIQKYIGAEKQHEVIFTSGTTHSINIVANGFSNLLQEGDEIVVSAMEHHSNIVPWQMLCQRTGAVLKVIPMNEEGALQMQQYKSLLNSKTKLVFVNHISNALGTINPVKEIIALAHQHGAAVLIDGAQACAHQQVDVQDLDADFYVSSAHKMCGPTGIGFLYGKESWLNKLPPYQGGGEMIKEVSFEKTTYAELPHKFEAGTPNVSGGIAFGIAIDYLNSIGLEAIAAYEQQLLEYATKQLLEIPGLRIYGTSADKTSVISFNLEGVHPYDVGTILDKLGIAVRTGHHCAQPIMDFYQIPGTVRASFSFYNTTEEIDRLVAGVKRAQQMLS, from the coding sequence ATGAATCAAACAGCCAAAATACCCTTTGATGTTACCGCTATTCGCAAAGATTTTCCAATCTTAAAACGCGAAGTGAACGGTTATCCCTTGGTGTATTTTGACAATGCCGCTACCTCGCAAAAACCGCAAGTGGTCATTGACAGCATTGTTGATTATTACAGCAATTACAACGCGAATATCCACCGCGGAGTCCACGCGCTGTCACAAGAAGCGACAGACGCCTACGAAGCTGCACGCAAAAAGATTCAGAAGTATATAGGGGCAGAAAAACAACACGAGGTGATCTTCACCTCTGGGACCACACACAGTATCAATATTGTCGCCAACGGTTTTAGCAACCTTTTGCAAGAGGGAGACGAGATTGTAGTGTCGGCCATGGAGCATCACTCCAACATAGTGCCTTGGCAAATGCTTTGTCAACGCACTGGAGCGGTTTTAAAAGTGATCCCGATGAACGAGGAAGGTGCTTTGCAAATGCAGCAGTACAAATCCTTATTAAACAGCAAGACCAAACTCGTATTCGTAAACCATATTTCTAACGCCTTAGGCACCATTAATCCTGTAAAAGAGATCATAGCACTGGCCCACCAGCACGGGGCAGCCGTTTTGATAGATGGAGCTCAAGCTTGTGCTCACCAGCAGGTCGATGTCCAAGATTTAGATGCCGATTTTTACGTGAGTTCCGCCCATAAGATGTGTGGCCCTACAGGTATCGGGTTTCTTTACGGAAAAGAAAGTTGGTTGAATAAATTACCGCCTTATCAAGGTGGAGGTGAGATGATCAAAGAAGTAAGCTTTGAGAAAACAACCTATGCGGAACTGCCCCATAAGTTCGAAGCCGGAACTCCAAATGTCTCTGGCGGTATTGCCTTTGGCATCGCAATAGATTACTTGAATTCGATTGGTTTAGAAGCCATAGCAGCCTACGAGCAGCAGCTGTTAGAATATGCAACTAAGCAGTTGCTCGAGATTCCCGGTTTGCGCATTTATGGAACCTCGGCCGACAAGACCTCGGTTATTTCTTTTAATTTAGAGGGCGTGCATCCGTATGATGTTGGCACCATTCTTGACAAATTAGGTATAGCAGTGCGTACCGGACACCATTGTGCACAGCCTATCATGGATTTTTATCAGATCCCTGGAACTGTGCGGGCGTCCTTTTCATTCTACAACACTACCGAAGAGATCGACAGATTGGTAGCCGGAGTGAAGCGCGCACAGCAAATGCTTAGTTAA
- a CDS encoding cytochrome-c peroxidase yields the protein MIFSCGDNEPYEAVPVSEDPLEDTVATDIALTLEIPDYFPDLTYDLSQNPPTQNGFVLGKKLFYDGRLASDGVVSCGFCHIQAFAFTHHTHITSHGVDGAIGKRNAQPLHNLAFMEDFTWDGAADHLDAQPIIPITTEVEMNNTFSNIVATLSQDPEYVDMFAAAFDNGQIDPDNILKALSQFMLMMVSADSKYDRYLRNDGTTLTAEETAGLGLFEAKCSSCHAGMLQTDQTYRNNGLSIDPEFNDLGRFRVTGQPSDSLKFKVPSLRNIEATFPYMHDGRLPDLEAVLDHYANGITDSPTLDPLLRNEDGSLGIPLTALEKAQIIAFLKTLTDDNFIFDERFAEF from the coding sequence ATGATCTTCTCTTGCGGAGATAATGAGCCTTATGAGGCTGTTCCAGTTTCAGAAGATCCACTAGAAGATACTGTGGCGACAGATATAGCGTTGACACTTGAAATTCCAGATTATTTCCCAGACCTAACTTATGATCTAAGTCAAAACCCACCTACTCAAAACGGTTTTGTACTGGGTAAGAAGCTGTTCTATGACGGACGTTTAGCTTCGGATGGGGTGGTTTCCTGCGGATTTTGTCACATCCAGGCCTTTGCATTTACGCACCATACGCACATTACCAGTCACGGTGTAGATGGTGCCATTGGAAAACGCAATGCGCAGCCCTTGCACAACTTGGCTTTTATGGAAGATTTCACCTGGGATGGCGCCGCAGATCATTTGGACGCTCAGCCTATTATACCGATCACTACCGAGGTAGAAATGAACAATACCTTTAGCAATATTGTCGCTACTCTGAGCCAAGACCCAGAGTATGTGGATATGTTCGCCGCAGCCTTTGACAACGGACAGATAGACCCTGATAATATTCTTAAGGCCTTGTCTCAATTTATGCTGATGATGGTCTCCGCAGACAGCAAATACGACCGTTATTTGCGTAACGACGGCACTACCCTGACCGCAGAAGAAACAGCTGGTCTAGGCCTTTTTGAAGCCAAATGTTCCAGCTGCCATGCTGGAATGCTCCAAACAGATCAGACTTACCGCAATAATGGCCTAAGTATTGACCCTGAATTCAACGATCTTGGACGTTTTAGAGTGACCGGGCAGCCAAGTGATAGCTTAAAGTTCAAAGTACCGAGCTTGCGCAACATAGAGGCGACTTTCCCTTATATGCATGACGGCCGACTGCCCGACCTTGAGGCTGTTTTAGATCACTATGCAAATGGCATTACAGACAGCCCTACTTTGGACCCTTTATTGAGAAATGAGGACGGCAGTTTAGGAATCCCACTAACCGCTTTAGAAAAAGCGCAGATCATCGCCTTTCTAAAAACCCTTACCGACGACAATTTTATCTTCGACGAACGCTTCGCTGAATTCTAG
- a CDS encoding SufE family protein — protein MTIAEIQEEIIEEFAFFEDWMQRYEHMIALGKSLPLIDPQYKTDEFIIKGCQSKVWLHAELQDGKVILTADSDAIITKGIVALLIRVFSGQSPEAIVNADLAFVDEIGLKEHLSPTRANGLVSMIKQIKLYAVAYQSQLKA, from the coding sequence ATGACCATAGCGGAAATTCAAGAAGAAATAATTGAAGAATTTGCATTCTTTGAAGATTGGATGCAGCGCTACGAGCATATGATCGCCTTGGGGAAATCCTTGCCCCTTATCGATCCGCAGTACAAAACAGATGAATTCATCATCAAAGGCTGCCAGTCCAAAGTCTGGTTACACGCCGAACTTCAGGACGGGAAAGTCATACTTACGGCAGACAGCGATGCGATAATTACCAAAGGAATAGTCGCCTTGTTGATCCGTGTATTTTCTGGACAATCTCCAGAGGCCATAGTAAATGCAGATCTCGCTTTTGTAGATGAGATAGGCCTTAAGGAGCATTTGTCTCCAACCCGAGCCAATGGCTTGGTTTCTATGATAAAACAAATCAAACTATACGCCGTGGCGTATCAATCTCAATTAAAGGCATAA
- a CDS encoding META domain-containing protein, with protein sequence MRIGILLILGLMLSCNGSKQSATNGKAKADMELNGNYKIVSMNGEDLSSEGMELTFDASGNSVNGTSGCNKIFGNFSQNGSSMSIEALGSTKMFCEGRMELEKQFMQGLGAVNGVAVSDDGKINLVNADTVLMQLEKIEE encoded by the coding sequence ATGAGAATTGGAATATTATTAATACTCGGTTTAATGCTGAGTTGTAACGGCAGTAAACAAAGTGCTACCAACGGTAAAGCTAAAGCCGATATGGAGCTTAACGGAAATTATAAGATCGTGTCTATGAATGGCGAAGATCTAAGTAGTGAAGGCATGGAATTGACCTTTGACGCTAGCGGAAATAGCGTGAATGGCACTTCTGGCTGCAACAAGATCTTTGGAAACTTTTCTCAGAATGGCAGCAGCATGAGCATAGAGGCTTTAGGGTCTACTAAAATGTTCTGTGAAGGCCGCATGGAATTGGAAAAACAATTCATGCAGGGGCTCGGTGCCGTTAATGGAGTTGCTGTTTCAGATGACGGCAAAATTAATCTGGTCAATGCAGATACGGTTTTAATGCAATTGGAAAAAATAGAAGAATGA
- a CDS encoding MbnP family protein — MKKLFLLTLTIGLLWSCKSDDTEALPGEVNLIFKNQVAGSDLILDSQNYVNASSEVYRVSELKYIISNIVLIGANGQEYTVPQNESYFVINQADNASKNVTLANVDGRKYTKIRFGFGVDQSNYPLNGINNFIPTAEETDMLWAWSAGYKFIKFEGDYDAGTTKNAPFLIHVGSHGTTLDNYKTIELDLSEDITVNDNTLNINLIFDVARIFDAGLQSFSLQEKDDIQVDPVYAPIIASNIATAFSVE, encoded by the coding sequence ATGAAAAAGTTATTCCTGCTCACTTTGACCATTGGCTTGTTGTGGAGCTGTAAGTCTGACGACACTGAGGCGCTTCCCGGAGAGGTCAACCTTATCTTTAAGAATCAAGTTGCAGGCAGCGATCTGATCTTAGATTCTCAAAATTACGTCAATGCCTCCTCAGAAGTATATCGCGTGAGTGAGTTAAAGTATATCATCAGCAATATTGTTTTAATCGGTGCCAATGGACAAGAGTACACCGTGCCGCAAAACGAGAGTTATTTTGTGATCAATCAGGCAGATAATGCTAGCAAGAACGTAACCCTTGCCAATGTGGACGGTAGAAAATACACTAAGATTCGATTCGGATTTGGCGTGGATCAGTCCAACTATCCCCTTAATGGAATAAACAACTTTATCCCAACAGCAGAAGAAACAGACATGCTCTGGGCTTGGTCCGCAGGTTATAAATTCATCAAATTCGAGGGTGATTATGACGCTGGAACCACCAAGAATGCACCATTTTTGATACACGTTGGATCTCACGGAACAACTTTAGACAATTACAAGACCATAGAACTAGACCTTTCCGAAGATATCACGGTGAACGACAACACACTAAATATTAACCTCATCTTTGATGTGGCTCGTATTTTTGATGCCGGACTGCAGTCCTTTTCACTTCAAGAGAAAGACGATATTCAAGTGGATCCTGTCTACGCACCTATCATAGCCAGCAATATTGCAACCGCCTTTTCTGTAGAATAA
- the sufD gene encoding Fe-S cluster assembly protein SufD, which produces MSLKDKLISSYMAYEDTLDHQHVIHDIRAAAIKNFESGGFPSRKQEAWKYTPLDKMLKADYTVFPKKSDALEYKNVKQYFLHDIDTYKVVFIDGVYSSFLSETTHDGIDVCLLSAALSKDKYRPVIEAYFNKAAETDSITSLNTAFAKEGAYIHIPAHKEVEKPIEIINFATGSEAALMIQPRNLIVVGENAHVQIIERHQSLAEHPILTNSVTEIFAEKRAYVDYYKVQNDVETASLIDSTYIKQERDSNCRVHTFSFGGKLIRNNLNFYQQGEHCDSTLKGVTIIEKKQHVDHSTLVHHQSPNCESHQDYKGIYDDAAVGVFNGKVLVDKIAQKIDAFQQNNNILISDKATINAKPQLEIFADDVKCSHGCTIGQLDEDALFYLRSRGIGKKEANALLMYAFANNVLESVKIPELKKRINLLIAEKIGVQLGFNL; this is translated from the coding sequence ATGAGTTTAAAAGACAAATTGATCTCGTCTTATATGGCCTATGAGGATACCTTGGATCACCAACATGTGATCCACGATATTCGCGCTGCAGCCATTAAGAACTTTGAGAGCGGAGGGTTCCCATCGCGCAAGCAGGAAGCATGGAAGTACACCCCGCTAGACAAGATGCTCAAAGCAGATTACACCGTTTTCCCAAAGAAATCGGACGCTTTGGAGTACAAGAATGTTAAGCAGTACTTCTTGCACGATATTGACACTTACAAGGTTGTGTTTATCGATGGCGTTTACAGTTCTTTCTTGTCGGAGACAACACACGACGGCATAGACGTTTGCTTGCTTTCTGCGGCCTTAAGTAAAGACAAATACCGCCCTGTAATTGAAGCTTATTTTAATAAAGCTGCGGAGACAGACAGCATAACATCACTCAATACGGCCTTTGCCAAAGAAGGCGCTTACATTCACATACCTGCACATAAGGAAGTTGAGAAACCTATTGAGATCATCAATTTTGCTACAGGAAGTGAAGCAGCACTTATGATCCAACCGCGTAATCTTATTGTTGTTGGTGAGAATGCACATGTACAGATCATTGAGCGTCACCAAAGTTTGGCCGAGCATCCGATCTTGACCAATTCGGTTACGGAGATCTTTGCAGAGAAGCGCGCTTATGTGGATTACTACAAGGTGCAGAACGATGTTGAAACCGCTTCGCTGATAGACAGTACTTACATAAAGCAAGAACGCGACAGCAACTGCCGCGTACACACTTTCTCCTTTGGCGGAAAGCTCATCAGAAATAATTTGAACTTCTACCAGCAGGGAGAACACTGTGATTCCACACTGAAAGGAGTGACCATTATTGAGAAGAAACAACATGTGGATCATTCCACTTTGGTACATCACCAGTCTCCGAACTGCGAGAGTCACCAAGACTATAAAGGCATCTATGACGATGCCGCTGTAGGGGTGTTCAACGGAAAAGTTTTGGTGGATAAGATCGCTCAGAAGATCGATGCTTTCCAGCAGAACAACAACATCCTTATCAGTGACAAGGCGACCATTAACGCCAAACCACAATTGGAGATCTTTGCAGACGATGTGAAATGTTCTCACGGTTGTACCATTGGTCAATTGGACGAAGATGCATTGTTCTATCTACGTTCTCGTGGTATTGGAAAAAAAGAGGCTAACGCCCTTTTGATGTACGCCTTTGCCAACAACGTTTTGGAAAGTGTGAAGATCCCAGAACTCAAAAAGCGTATCAACCTGTTGATCGCCGAAAAGATTGGAGTTCAACTTGGTTTTAACCTATAA
- a CDS encoding SUF system Fe-S cluster assembly protein: MSEQTVDTAELGEKIVKVLKTIFDPEIPVDIYELGLIYDVLVNEDMDVKILMTLTTPNCPVAETLPKEVEDKVKSIKAVKDAEVEITFDPPWSQDLMSEEAKLELGML, from the coding sequence ATGAGCGAGCAAACTGTAGATACCGCCGAACTTGGAGAAAAGATCGTAAAGGTATTAAAGACCATTTTTGATCCGGAAATTCCAGTTGATATTTATGAATTAGGACTGATTTACGACGTGCTTGTCAATGAAGACATGGACGTTAAAATACTAATGACCCTAACCACACCAAACTGTCCGGTGGCAGAGACCCTGCCCAAGGAGGTAGAAGATAAAGTCAAGTCCATCAAGGCTGTAAAAGACGCCGAAGTGGAGATCACCTTTGACCCACCTTGGAGCCAGGACCTGATGAGCGAGGAAGCCAAACTGGAACTGGGCATGTTGTAA
- a CDS encoding iron-sulfur cluster assembly accessory protein, with amino-acid sequence MIKVSDIAKTKIAQLMQEEGFNTDTDYVRVGVKSGGCSGLSYELKFDNTKADEDKVFEDNAVRILVDKRSFLYLVGTTLEYSGGLNGKGFVFNNPNANRTCGCGESFSL; translated from the coding sequence ATGATCAAAGTAAGTGATATAGCAAAAACCAAGATAGCCCAGCTCATGCAAGAAGAGGGCTTCAATACCGACACTGACTACGTTCGCGTAGGTGTTAAAAGTGGCGGCTGTTCCGGCTTGTCATACGAACTCAAATTCGACAATACCAAAGCCGATGAGGACAAAGTGTTCGAAGATAACGCAGTTCGCATCTTAGTGGACAAGCGCAGCTTTCTGTATCTGGTAGGGACAACCCTGGAATACAGTGGCGGACTAAACGGCAAAGGCTTTGTGTTCAATAACCCCAACGCCAACAGAACTTGTGGCTGCGGAGAAAGCTTTTCGCTTTAA